Proteins co-encoded in one Ponticoccus alexandrii genomic window:
- a CDS encoding outer membrane protein assembly factor BamD, whose product MTGGRSTGLVAVTAMITLFLAGCGGDGARGKGPDNTPLESYTAKQIFERGEYEINAKDWGDAAFYFGEVERLYPYSEMAKRALIMQAYAYHKDREYDNARSSAQRFIDFYPADEDAAYAQYLLALSYYDQIELVGRDQGLTFQALQALRTVIERYPDSEYARSSILKFDLAFDHLAGKEMEIGRYYLKRDHFGAAISRFRVVVEDFQTTTHTPEALHRLVESYLSLGLTAEAQTAGAILGYNYQSTEWYEDSYKLLTRQGLKPEVLGDSWLAQIYRQMIKGEWL is encoded by the coding sequence ATGACGGGGGGCAGATCGACAGGATTGGTGGCCGTGACGGCCATGATCACCCTGTTTCTTGCCGGATGCGGCGGGGACGGTGCCCGCGGCAAAGGGCCGGACAATACGCCGCTGGAATCCTATACCGCCAAGCAGATCTTCGAGCGTGGCGAATACGAGATCAACGCGAAGGACTGGGGCGACGCGGCTTTCTACTTTGGCGAAGTGGAGCGGCTGTACCCCTATTCCGAGATGGCCAAGCGTGCGCTGATCATGCAGGCCTATGCCTATCACAAGGACCGCGAATACGATAACGCGCGCTCTTCGGCGCAGCGGTTCATCGATTTCTATCCGGCGGACGAAGACGCGGCCTACGCGCAGTATCTCCTGGCGCTGTCCTACTATGACCAGATCGAACTGGTCGGCCGCGATCAGGGCCTGACCTTTCAGGCCCTGCAGGCGCTGCGCACGGTGATCGAGCGCTATCCCGACAGCGAATATGCGCGCTCTTCGATCCTGAAATTCGACCTTGCCTTCGATCACCTCGCCGGCAAGGAGATGGAGATCGGGCGCTACTACCTGAAACGCGACCACTTCGGCGCGGCGATCAGCCGGTTCCGCGTGGTGGTCGAGGACTTCCAGACCACCACCCATACGCCCGAGGCGCTGCACCGGCTGGTCGAATCCTACCTGTCCCTTGGCCTGACCGCAGAGGCGCAGACGGCGGGCGCGATCCTTGGTTACAACTACCAGTCGACCGAGTGGTACGAGGACAGCTACAAGCTGCTCACCCGGCAGGGGCTGAAGCCCGAGGTGCTGGGCGACAGCTGGCTGGCTCAGATCTACCGTCAGATGATCAAGGGCGAGTGGCTTTGA
- the ftsZ gene encoding cell division protein FtsZ: MALNLSLPGQDELKPRITVFGVGGAGGNAVNNMIDKNLEGVDFVVANTDAQALQQSQAASRVQLGVKVTEGLGAGARPSVGAAAAEESIEQIVDHLAGAHMCFITAGMGGGTGTGAAPIIAQAARELGVLTVGVVTKPFQFEGAKRMKQAEEGVETLQKMVDTLIIIPNQNLFRLANEKTTFTDAFSMADDVLYQGVKGVTDLMVRPGLINLDFADVRAVMDEMGKAMMGTGEAEGEERAIQAAEKAIANPLLDEISLKGAKGVLINITGGHDLTLFELDEAANCIREQVDQDANIIVGSTLDESMGGRMRVSVVATGIDASENVGDVPVPRRSLRTPLPQATEVAQPESAAPAPQPAPVAAQAPEPAPEHEPTLFSGMDEAVQYEEPRQHYQPEPVAQDDGLPPPAYQPQVAEFRPQPDTIEADPQDYVAPRNAAPGTPSPQTMDRLKAAAARQREEQAAARPAPQHAEDKPRFSVNSLIGRMTGQGEGHGGQAPQARRQQPTVQSRPAPAPVQQHDTDAEDDRIEIPAFLRRQAN; this comes from the coding sequence ATGGCACTGAACCTTTCCCTGCCCGGACAGGACGAACTGAAACCTCGTATCACGGTCTTCGGCGTGGGCGGGGCAGGCGGCAATGCCGTCAACAACATGATCGACAAGAACCTCGAAGGCGTCGATTTCGTTGTCGCCAACACGGATGCGCAGGCGCTTCAACAAAGCCAGGCCGCCAGCCGAGTGCAGCTGGGCGTGAAGGTGACCGAGGGGCTAGGCGCGGGCGCGCGTCCCTCTGTCGGTGCCGCCGCCGCCGAAGAGAGCATCGAACAGATCGTCGACCACCTTGCCGGGGCGCATATGTGCTTCATCACCGCAGGCATGGGTGGTGGCACCGGCACCGGCGCCGCGCCGATCATCGCGCAGGCCGCGCGTGAGCTGGGCGTGCTGACCGTCGGCGTCGTGACCAAGCCCTTCCAGTTCGAGGGCGCCAAGCGGATGAAGCAGGCGGAAGAGGGCGTCGAGACCCTGCAAAAGATGGTCGACACCCTGATCATCATTCCGAACCAGAACCTGTTCCGCCTTGCCAACGAAAAGACCACCTTCACCGACGCCTTCTCGATGGCCGACGATGTCCTGTATCAGGGCGTGAAGGGTGTGACCGACCTGATGGTCCGTCCGGGCCTGATTAACCTCGACTTTGCCGACGTCCGCGCCGTGATGGACGAGATGGGCAAGGCGATGATGGGCACCGGCGAGGCCGAGGGCGAAGAGCGCGCGATCCAGGCAGCCGAGAAGGCTATAGCGAACCCGCTGCTGGACGAGATCAGCCTCAAGGGCGCCAAGGGCGTGCTGATCAACATCACCGGCGGACACGACCTGACCCTCTTCGAACTGGACGAAGCCGCGAACTGCATCCGCGAGCAGGTCGACCAGGACGCCAACATCATCGTCGGTTCGACGCTGGACGAAAGCATGGGCGGCCGGATGCGCGTGTCCGTCGTGGCGACCGGCATAGACGCCTCGGAGAACGTCGGCGACGTTCCGGTGCCGCGCCGTTCGTTGCGCACGCCGCTGCCGCAGGCGACAGAGGTGGCCCAGCCCGAATCCGCGGCCCCGGCGCCGCAGCCCGCACCGGTTGCCGCGCAGGCGCCTGAGCCTGCGCCGGAACACGAACCTACGCTGTTCTCGGGCATGGACGAGGCGGTACAGTACGAAGAGCCGCGGCAGCACTACCAGCCCGAGCCGGTGGCACAGGACGACGGCCTGCCGCCGCCCGCCTACCAGCCGCAGGTGGCCGAGTTCCGCCCGCAGCCGGACACCATCGAGGCCGATCCGCAGGACTATGTGGCGCCCCGCAATGCCGCGCCCGGTACGCCGAGCCCGCAGACGATGGACCGGCTGAAGGCCGCCGCCGCGCGCCAGCGTGAAGAGCAGGCTGCAGCCCGTCCCGCGCCGCAGCACGCCGAGGATAAGCCGCGCTTTTCGGTCAATTCGCTGATCGGCCGGATGACCGGACAGGGCGAGGGCCACGGCGGCCAGGCGCCGCAGGCGCGCCGCCAGCAGCCGACCGTCCAGTCGCGCCCCGCGCCGGCCCCGGTGCAGCAGCACGATACGGATGCCGAAGACGACCGGATCGAAATCCCCGCCTTCCTGCGCCGTCAGGCCAACTGA
- the lpxC gene encoding UDP-3-O-acyl-N-acetylglucosamine deacetylase: protein MQTTLRSSVSFDGVGLHSGEPARLTIRPAGADHGIWFRRTDIALGDTCIPARWDQVEVSPLCTRIVNRAGVSVSTIEHVMAALAGCGVHNALVEIDGPEVPILDGSAAPFVRGIVSRGVRLLGKPLMAIEITAPVEVRTQHGLARLTPATGPGLSMDFRIAFPDAAIGEQSKRLDLANGTFVRELCDSRTFCRAADVDAMRAVGKALGGTYENAVVVDGDKVLSPGGLRHADEAVRHKMLDALGDLALAGLPILGHYEGDKAGHAMTNALLHALFATPESYRVVIVDEYTAARLPGAGVERAEIPAVA from the coding sequence GTGCAAACCACCTTGCGTTCATCCGTATCCTTCGACGGCGTCGGTCTGCATTCCGGCGAACCCGCCCGGCTGACCATCCGTCCCGCAGGCGCCGATCACGGCATCTGGTTCCGCCGCACCGACATCGCCCTTGGCGATACCTGCATCCCTGCCCGCTGGGACCAGGTCGAGGTCTCGCCGCTTTGCACGCGCATCGTCAACCGCGCCGGGGTATCGGTTTCGACCATCGAACACGTGATGGCCGCGCTGGCGGGATGTGGCGTGCACAATGCCCTTGTCGAGATCGACGGTCCCGAAGTGCCGATCCTCGACGGCTCTGCCGCGCCCTTCGTGCGCGGAATCGTGTCCCGTGGCGTCCGCCTGCTGGGCAAGCCGCTGATGGCGATCGAGATCACCGCGCCGGTCGAGGTGCGCACTCAGCACGGGCTGGCCCGTCTGACCCCGGCGACAGGGCCCGGGCTGTCGATGGATTTCCGCATTGCTTTCCCCGATGCCGCTATCGGCGAACAGTCCAAGCGGCTCGACCTTGCCAACGGCACCTTCGTGCGCGAACTCTGCGACAGCCGCACCTTCTGCCGCGCCGCCGATGTCGACGCCATGCGGGCGGTGGGCAAGGCGCTGGGGGGTACCTATGAGAACGCCGTCGTCGTGGACGGCGACAAGGTCCTCAGCCCGGGCGGGCTGCGCCACGCCGACGAGGCCGTGCGCCATAAGATGCTCGACGCCCTTGGCGATCTCGCGCTGGCGGGCCTGCCGATCCTCGGCCACTACGAGGGTGACAAGGCGGGGCACGCCATGACCAACGCCCTGCTGCATGCGCTCTTCGCCACGCCAGAGTCCTACCGCGTTGTGATCGTTGATGAATACACCGCGGCCCGGCTGCCCGGCGCGGGTGTCGAGCGGGCCGAGATTCCGGCTGTCGCCTGA